The sequence ACCGACAGCAAGGGCGTCGCGAAGGCCCCCGCGCTCCTGGCGGGCGAGAAGACCGGCGACTTCAAGGTCACCGCCACCGTCGTGGGCCGCTCGCTCAAGGGCGTCGACTACCAGGCGACCGTCACCGAACGCACCGCCGACACCCTGACCGCGGTCACCACCGGCGACACGCCGCCGGCCTGCGTCCCCGGCGGCGAGTTCGCCGACCGGATCCAGGTGAAAGCGACGTACAAGGGCGCCGTCGCGGACAAGGTCGCCGCCACCGCCACCCTGATCAAGTCCGCCACCGACGCCACCGAGAACGACAAGGGCCCCTACTTCAAGGACGCCACCACCGGCAACGCCGTACGCACCCTCACCGGTCTGAAGACGGACGCCAAGGGCCTGTTGACGCTGCCGAAGCTGTACGCGGACGACACCACCGGCACGTTCCTGCTGCGCGTCACCACCCCCGGCGGCGGCACCCTCACCGTGCAGCTGACGGTCGCCGCCGACGGCACCGCCACGGCGAGCCCGTCCCCGTCCCCGAGCGCCTCGGCTTCCCCGGGCGCCCCGGCCGGTTCCTGAGCCGCCCGGACCTCCACGGCGCCCTCCCCGCTCCCGGCGGGGAGGGCGCCGTCGTTCGTGGGCGCACCGCTGTTCTCATCTCGCCCGCCCGTTGCTACGGTGCCCAAATCCTGACGCCGCATCAGAAACCGTCAGGGCGCCAGAAACCGTCAGAGCACCGACCGTCCCCGGGAGGCCCCGCATGCGCGCCCTGATCGCCGCCGCGACCGGCCTCGCCCTCGCCTTCGCCCTGGTCCTCACCATCGGCGCACTCGGCGCACCGTCCGGGCACACCTCACCGAAACCGCTGCTGACCACGGTCCCCGCACATCCGTGACCCGTCCGGGAGGGAAGCCGCGATGCGCCGCACGGCAAGCCTGATCCTGCTCGCCTGTGCCGTCTTCTGCGCGGCACTGTCCCCACTGACGCGCTGGTACGCCTTTCCACGCCTGGCCCGGATCCCCCCGGACCAGTACCAGGACGTCGTCCTGGAGGCCAGGAACGCGACCCTCCTCGACTACGGCACCCTGCGCGCGAAAAAGGTCCCCCAGGTCACCATCGTGCAGACCCTCAAGGGTGATGTGGCGGCCGCCGAGAGGATCGGGAGGACCGCGCACCGGCCGGTCGTCGTCTGGAACGCCCTGTCCTACGTCCAGGGGCCCGACGGCAGGATGGTCTCCGAGGTCCCCGAGCGCTACATCTTCGACGCCCACAGCCAGGCCCCCGTCCACGCCACCGGCGAGATGGTCGACGGCGACCCGGTCGAGCGGGGCGGCATCGAGTTCAAGTGGCCCTTCCTGACCCAGAAACGGGACTACGAGTACTTCGACGCGCAGACCCGCACCACCAGCCCCATCCACTACCAGGGCACCCGCGAGTTCCACGGCCTGAAGGTCTACCGCTTCGAAC is a genomic window of Streptomyces sp. WP-1 containing:
- a CDS encoding SPW_0924 family protein: MRALIAAATGLALAFALVLTIGALGAPSGHTSPKPLLTTVPAHP
- a CDS encoding DUF3068 domain-containing protein, encoding MRRTASLILLACAVFCAALSPLTRWYAFPRLARIPPDQYQDVVLEARNATLLDYGTLRAKKVPQVTIVQTLKGDVAAAERIGRTAHRPVVVWNALSYVQGPDGRMVSEVPERYIFDAHSQAPVHATGEMVDGDPVERGGIEFKWPFLTQKRDYEYFDAQTRTTSPIHYQGTREFHGLKVYRFEQTVPWTKVPLPKSMPVKGITPQTVARTGTTRWYTTVRTFWVEPVTGAPVYGEEIHQEELRGGTLLGGRARVTAFAGDVKMRADYVEHTVALVKHNRTLVLALTSYVPWGALALGLLLLVLSLVLEARARRPGGPAPARAAEPRPVSA